The Sulfurospirillum deleyianum DSM 6946 nucleotide sequence CACACGATGAAATTCTTCGAGCCATTCAAAAATCTTTACATGTAAACGGTGAAATCACCAAAGAGATACTTGAGTCTCATCTTGATACGGCGGGGATGCCTCCTGTGGATTTGCTCATTCGAACAGGTGGGGATGGACGTCTTTCAAACTTTTTATTATGGCAAGTTGCCTATGCGGAGCTTTTTTTTAGTAAAACGCTGTGGCCTGATTTTTCAGTGGGAGAGTTAGAAACGATTGTTTCTGAGTACACTCAAAGAGAAAGACGTTTTGGTGCGGTTATTGAAGAGTAAGCAAAGCGTCAAAAGGGTTTAAAAAGCTTTACATGTAAAAGTGAAGAAGGCAAATGCCTTCTTCGTGTTGTAAATGGGAAGATTAGATACCAAACATTAACTGTGGTAACCACAAAGAGATGATAGGTATATACGTAATAATAATAAGTCCTACAAATAAAACAGCAACCCACGGAAGGGATGCCACAACGACCTCTTTGAGACTCAGCCCCGTCATACCTGCTGCCACAAAGAGATTCAGTCCAACAGGCGGGGTAATCATACCAATTTCCATGTTGACGACCATGATAACACCAAAGTGAATTGGGTCAATACCGAGTGCTAAAACCAATGGCAATAGAAGTGGTACGGTAATCATAACAATGGAACTAGGCTCCATAAATTGTCCCATCAAAAGGAGCAAGATATTGACAATAACCAAGAACATAATCGGTCCAACATTGGCATTCATAATCATTTGCGTGATTTGCTGAGGAATCGTCTCATCGGTTAAAAAGTGCGCAAAAATCATCGCATTGGCGATAACAAAGAAAATCATTGAGCTTGTTAGTGCCGCTTCGATGATAATAGGATAGACATCTTTAAGTTTCAAATCTTTATAAACAAAGACAGAGACGACAAAAGCATACACCGCACTCACCGCACCCGCTTCGGTTGGGGTAAAGAGACCACCGTAAATTCCGCCGATAACCACAACAATGAGCATCAATGCCCAAAATGCCTCTTTAAACTTTTTCAAACGAACTTTAAATGGAGCAGGTTCTTGTCTTTTGAAGCCTAAGCGTACCGCACCTACATAGGTCAGTGCCATAAGCATAAAGCCTATAAGAAGACCCGGAATAACACCTGCCATAAAGAGTTTACCAATGGAAAGGTCTGCGGTGACACCATACACGATAAAAACGATAGATGGTGGAATCAAAATACCCAAACTTCCTGATGTTGCAATCGTACCAATCGCATAACCTCTAGGATACCCCGCTTCTTTAATCGCTGAAAACATTACAGAACCAATCGCCGCAACGGTTGCGGGTGAGCTTCCACTCACGGCTGCAAAAATCATTGATGCAAAAATCGCCGAAATAGGCAGACCACCAGGAAGGTGTCCTACGAT carries:
- a CDS encoding TRAP transporter large permease, which gives rise to MLMLSIFGLLFLLMFLGVPVSVSLGASTLITAFFFTDMDLMGITSHVFDGLNKYTLMAIPMFILAGSFLSKGGAAKRIIDFAQSIVGHLPGGLPISAIFASMIFAAVSGSSPATVAAIGSVMFSAIKEAGYPRGYAIGTIATSGSLGILIPPSIVFIVYGVTADLSIGKLFMAGVIPGLLIGFMLMALTYVGAVRLGFKRQEPAPFKVRLKKFKEAFWALMLIVVVIGGIYGGLFTPTEAGAVSAVYAFVVSVFVYKDLKLKDVYPIIIEAALTSSMIFFVIANAMIFAHFLTDETIPQQITQMIMNANVGPIMFLVIVNILLLLMGQFMEPSSIVMITVPLLLPLVLALGIDPIHFGVIMVVNMEIGMITPPVGLNLFVAAGMTGLSLKEVVVASLPWVAVLFVGLIIITYIPIISLWLPQLMFGI